Proteins from a genomic interval of Zingiber officinale cultivar Zhangliang chromosome 1B, Zo_v1.1, whole genome shotgun sequence:
- the LOC121975715 gene encoding uncharacterized protein LOC121975715, whose amino-acid sequence MAHLSISALANAFLFPKSHLLSSSHPASAPVPAPTTRGRITKPGQIHAKMGGETKPGKKKFITREEEPDQYWQTAGEREGENPMRTPLPYIIIFGMSTPFVILAIAFANGWIKVPVR is encoded by the exons ATGGCTCATCTCTCCATCTCCGCCCTTGCCAATGCCTTTCTTTTCCCCAAATCACATCTTCTCTCGTCTTCTCATCCTGCTTCTGCTCCTGTTCCTGCTCCGACGACAAGGGGAAGAATCACAAAACCGGGCCAAATACATGCAAAGATGG GTGGAGAGACGAAGCCTGGTAAGAAGAAGTTCATCACTAGGGAAGAAGAGCCAGATCA ATATTGGCAAACAGCAGGAGAGAGGGAAGGAGAGAACCCCATGAGGACCCCCTTGCCTTATATCATAATCTTTGGTATGTCAACTCCTTTTGTTATCTTAGCCATTGCCTTTGCCAATGGCTGGATCAAGGTCCCAGTGAGGTGA
- the LOC122041444 gene encoding alpha-1,6-mannosyl-glycoprotein 2-beta-N-acetylglucosaminyltransferase-like yields MLPLQTWKGLLFGKLTTLVRHLKSELRALSTSLDQRDKLPPRNLNLFPNLAKDHTKIIFYVHNLPLYLKLVVQSLAAEEGNGETLLIVSHGGYFPEMDSIVQGIRFCQIKQIFAPYSPPNSFPGISPGDCADQDDLVVMKCNGTDDRYSNHNIVSLKHHWWWMLNTVWDVLDETKEFTSHILFIEEDHYICPNAYWNLHLLNRIETLNMPLLLCCKPGSIRCEL; encoded by the coding sequence ATGCTTCCTTTGCAAACTTGGAAAGGGCTGCTGTTTGGGAAACTGACCACCCTGGTGAGGCATCTCAAGTCTGAGCTCAGGGCTCTGTCGACTTCTCTGGATCAGAGAGACAAATTGCCACCTAGGAACCTGAATCTCTTTCCTAACCTCGCCAAAGACCACACAAAGATCATTTTTTATGTTCATAACCTCCCCTTATACCTCAAGTTGGTCGTCCAGAGCCTTGCTGCCGAGGAAGGCAATGGAGAAACATTGCTGATTGTAAGCCACGGCGGATACTTCCCTGAGATGGATAGCATTGTCCAGGGCATCCGGTTCTGCCAGATCAAGCAGATCTTTGCACCATATTCTCCTCCTAATAGCTTTCCTGGCATCTCACCTGGTGATTGCGCTGATCAGGATGATCTTGTTGTAATGAAGTGCAATGGGACAGATGACCGATATAGCAATCACAACATAGTTTCTTTGAAACATCATTGGTGGTGGATGCTGAATACTGTGTGGGATGTGCTGGATGAAACTAAGGAATTTACCAGTCACATTCTTTTCATCGAAGAGGACCATTACATCTGTCCAAATGCATACTGGAACCTCCATCTTCTCAATAGGATTGAAACCCTTAATATGCCCCTACTGTTATGTTGCAAACCTGGCTCCATCAGATGTGAACTATAA
- the LOC121975705 gene encoding leucine-rich repeat extensin-like protein 3, with amino-acid sequence MAGKEQKIATIIIKVDLECCCCSKKIKSTLCQLQKRFKITSIAYDAKKNTVTVSGPFNPDCFIKKLCCMAYKVIKDVEIKKPDPPPPPPPPPPPPQEPAPPPPEPVPPPPKPEPPAPAPEPPPPAPEPPPPAPEPPPPAPEPPPPAPEPPPKPKPEPAPPPEVVLKFPMWAFPPPMWPCCYQPCPCYEPHHGCCRCCSCGHVTAAPPPPQPMADPVPPQPMYYGGYPCYKIVCEDEPSYGCSIM; translated from the exons ATGGCAGGGAAAGAGCAAAAG ATCGCCACAATTATCATAAAGGTCGACCTCGAATGCTGCTGCTGCTCCAAGAAGATAAAGAGCACTCTGTGCCAGCTCCAGA AGCGATTCAAGATCACTTCCATCGCCTACGATGCGAAGAAGAACACCGTCACGGTCTCCGGCCCCTTCAACCCCGACTGCTTCATCAAGAAGCTCTGCTGCATGGCCTACAAAGTGATCAAAGACGTCGAGATAAAAAAACCAGACCCTCCCCCACCaccaccacctccacctccaccgccGCAAGAACCAGCTCCTCCCCCTCCTGAACCTGTTCCACCCCCTCCCAAACCCGAACCGCCTGCGCCAGCCCCGGAACCTCCACCTCCCGCTCCAGAACCACCACCGCCTGCCCCCGAACCTCCCCCGCCCGCTCCCGAACCGCCCCCACCCGCACCCGAACCACCGCCTAAGCCCAAGCCGGAGCCGGCGCCGCCCCCGGAGGTGGTGttgaaatttccgatgtgggctTTTCCGCCCCCGATGTGGCCCTGCTGCTACCAGCCGTGCCCCTGCTACGAGCCGCACCACGGGTGCTGCCGTTGCTGCTCATGCGGCCACGTGACCGCCGCCCCGCCGCCACCACAACCTATGGCAGATCCCGTGCCGCCGCAACCCATGTACTATGGTGGCTACCCGTGCTACAAGATCGTGTGCGAGGACGAACCCTCCTACGGCTGCTCCATCATGTAA